One Nocardioides aromaticivorans genomic window carries:
- a CDS encoding phosphate ABC transporter ATP-binding protein yields MTTPIDANPIDDWPIDDTTAIAPVPRLDPALPVDVAPATALAELEAREITAWFGNHKVLDRVSLTMPAGGITALIGPSGCGKSTFLRILNRMHELVPSARLAGEVLLDGEDIYDPGKRLIDARRSIGMVFQKPNPFPAMSIRENVLAGLKLTGTKMRGSDKDLLVESCLVKGGLWNEVKDRLDAPGGGLSGGQQQRLCIARSLAIRPRVLLMDEPCSALDPTSTRVIEETMLDLAREVTIVIVTHNMQQAARVSDQCAFFLAAQGQPGVIVEHGDTTAMFQGPQDPRTYDYVNGRFG; encoded by the coding sequence ATGACCACGCCCATCGACGCCAACCCGATCGACGACTGGCCGATCGACGACACCACCGCGATCGCACCGGTGCCCCGCCTGGACCCCGCGCTCCCCGTGGACGTGGCTCCGGCGACGGCGCTCGCCGAGCTCGAGGCCCGCGAGATCACCGCCTGGTTCGGCAACCACAAGGTGCTGGACCGGGTGTCGCTGACCATGCCGGCGGGCGGCATCACCGCCCTGATCGGCCCGTCGGGCTGCGGCAAGTCCACCTTCCTGCGGATCCTCAACCGCATGCACGAGCTGGTGCCCTCGGCACGGCTGGCGGGCGAGGTCCTGCTGGACGGCGAGGACATCTACGACCCCGGCAAGCGGCTGATCGACGCGCGCCGGTCGATCGGGATGGTCTTCCAGAAGCCCAACCCGTTCCCGGCGATGTCGATCAGGGAGAACGTGCTGGCCGGCCTCAAGCTGACCGGGACGAAGATGCGCGGCTCCGACAAGGACCTCCTCGTCGAGTCCTGCCTGGTCAAGGGCGGCCTCTGGAACGAGGTCAAGGACCGCCTCGACGCCCCCGGTGGCGGCCTGTCGGGTGGCCAGCAGCAGCGGCTGTGCATCGCGCGGTCGCTGGCGATCCGGCCGCGGGTGCTGCTGATGGACGAGCCCTGCTCCGCCCTGGACCCCACGTCGACCCGCGTCATCGAGGAGACGATGCTCGACCTCGCCCGCGAGGTGACCATCGTGATCGTCACCCACAACATGCAGCAGGCCGCGCGCGTCTCCGACCAGTGCGCGTTCTTCCTGGCTGCGCAGGGCCAGCCCGGCGTCATCGTGGAGCACGGCGACACGACCGCGATGTTCCAGGGACCCCAGGACCCGCGGACCTACGACTACGTCAACGGCCGCTTCGGCTGA